A single region of the Massilia sp. erpn genome encodes:
- a CDS encoding glycine zipper 2TM domain-containing protein — protein MHIKKIVTGGVLLSALLGLSACSNMSRQDRNTAVGAGVGAVAGSVLSGGSAIGTVGGAAVGGVIGNQVSKPPR, from the coding sequence ATGCACATCAAGAAAATCGTAACGGGCGGCGTCCTGCTGAGCGCCCTTCTCGGCCTGAGCGCCTGTTCGAATATGTCGCGCCAGGACCGTAATACGGCGGTCGGCGCCGGCGTCGGCGCCGTGGCCGGCTCCGTGCTGTCCGGCGGCAGCGCCATCGGCACCGTGGGCGGCGCCGCGGTCGGCGGCGTGATCGGCAACCAGGTCAGCAAGCCGCCGCGTTAA